A genomic window from Brassica napus cultivar Da-Ae unplaced genomic scaffold, Da-Ae ScsIHWf_95;HRSCAF=166, whole genome shotgun sequence includes:
- the LOC106421176 gene encoding leucine-rich repeat receptor-like serine/threonine-protein kinase BAM3, whose translation MGDNIFTFFLILSSVSLLFCSSSSSSLNLSLIRQAKVLVSLKQSFDSFDPSLDSWTIPNFNSLCSWTGVSCDSLNQSITRLDISNLNISGTLSPEILKLTSLEFLNISNNAFEGELAPLDFSQMTQLTTLDAYDNNLSGSLPLSLTKLNQLDYLDLGGNYFNGEIPRSYGGFLRLTLLSLYGNDLTGRIPSELGNITTLQKLYLGYYNDFHGGIPSDLGRLINLVHLDLANCSLKGSIPGELGNLKNLEILYLQTNALTGSVPRELGNMTSLKTLDLSNNFLEGEIPLELAGLQKLQLFNLFFNRLHGEIPEFVSRLPDLEVLKLWHNNFTGKIPENLGTNGKLVEIDLSTNKLTGLIPESLCFGRNLKILILFNNFLFGPLPEDLGQCETLWRFRLGQNFLTGKLPKGLIYLPNVSLLELQNNFLTGEVPEEEEGSVGLSSLTQINLSNNRLTGPIPSSIRNLRSLQILLLGSNRFTGQIPGEIGSLKGLLKIDMSRNNFSGKLPQEIGDCQSLTFLDLSHNQLSGQIPVRISQVRILNYLNVSWNSLNQSIPTELGYLKSLTSADFSHNNFSGSVPTSGQFVYLNNTSFLGNPFLCGYSSNPCNGSQNQSQSQLLNQKNANSHGENSAKFKLLLGLGLLGFFLVFIVLAVVKNWGMRRNSSNVWKLIGFQQLGFRSEHIVECVKENNVIGKGGAGIVYKGLMPNGEEVAVKKLLSISKTSSHDNGLSAEIQTLGRIRHRNIVRLLAFCSNKDVNLLVYEYMPNGSLGEVLHGKAGVFLKWETRLQIALEAAKGLCYLHHDCSPLIIHRDVKSNNILLGPDFEAHVADFGLAKFMLQDNGASECMSSVAGSYGYIAPEYAYTLRIDEKSDVYSFGVVLLELITGRKPVDKFGEEGIDIVQWSKIQTNCNRQGVVKIIDQRLSNVPLGEAMELFFVAMLCVQEHSVERPTMREVVQMISQAKQPNTF comes from the exons ATGGGAGACAATATATTCACTTTCTTCCTAATCTTGTCATcagtctctcttctcttctgttcttcttcgagttcatctcttaatctctcactAATTAGACAAGCCAAAGTCCTTGTCTCTCTAAAGCAAAGCTTTGATTCTTTTGATCCTTCTCTTGATTCATGGACCATTCCAAATTTCAACTCTCTATGTTCTTGGACTGGCGTTTCTTGTGACAGCTTGAACCAGTCCATTACTCGTCTCGACATCTCTAACCTCAACATCTCCGGCACTCTCTCGCCAGAGATCCTCAAGCTGACGAGCCTAGAGTTCTTAAACATCTCCAACAACGCCTTTGAAGGAGAGCTTGCGCCACTTGATTTCAGCCAAATGACTCAGCTCACCACGCTCGACGCTTACGACAACAACCTCAGCGGATCGCTTCCTCTGTCTCTAACCAAACTCAATCAACTCGATTACTTAGACCTCGGAGGAAACTACTTCAACGGTGAGATCCCTAGAAGCTACGGAGGTTTCTTGCGACTCACGTTACTGTCTTTATATGGAAATGACCTAACCGGGAGGATCCCTAGCGAGCTAGGCAACATCACAACTCTTCAGAAGCTATACTTAGGTTACTACAACGACTTCCACGGCGGGATACCTTCTGATTTGGGGAGATTGATCAATCTCGTTCACTTGGATTTAGCTAACTGCAGCTTGAAAGGATCGATCCCTGGAGAGCTAGGGAATCTCAAGAACTTGGAGATTCTTTATCTTCAGACCAATGCGCTTACAGGTTCTGTTCCTAGAGAGTTAGGGAACATGACAAGCCTCAAGACTCTAGATCTCTCCAACAACTTTCTAGAAGGAGAGATTCCTCTTGAGCTAGCTGGACTTCAAAAGCTTCAGCTGTTTAACCTCTTCTTCAACAGGCTACACGGTGAGATACCTGAGTTTGTATCTCGCCTTCCTGATCTTGAAGTTCTCAAGCTTTGGCACAACAACTTCACCGGAAAGATTCCTGAGAATCTTGGCACAAACGGCAAGTTGGTCGAGATCGATTTGTCTACTAATAAACTCACAGGTTTGATCCCTGAATCACTCTGCTTCGGAAGAAACCTAAAGATTCTCATTCTCTTCAACAACTTCTTGTTCGGTCCTCTCCCTGAAGATCTTGGCCAATGCGAGACGCTCTGGAGATTCCGTTTAGGTCAGAACTTTCTGACAGGTAAACTGCCAAAGGGTTTGATCTATCTGCCTAATGTATCGCTTCTCGAGCTTCAAAACAACTTCTTGACCGGAGAAGTGCCAGAGGAAGAGGAGGGAAGTGTAGGGTTATCAAGTCTCACTCAGATCAATCTGTCAAACAATCGGTTAACCGGACCGATCCCTAGCTCAATCAGAAACCTCAGAAGCcttcagattcttcttcttgGCTCGAACCGGTTCACTGGACAGATCCCTGGTGAGATAGGAAGCTTGAAGGGTCTTCTCAAGATTGACATGAGCAGAAATAACTTCTCTGGCAAGTTACCTCAAGAGATTGGTGATTGTCAGTCATTGACCTTCTTGGATTTGAGTCATAACCAGCTCTCAGGTCAGATTCCAGTTCGGATTTCGCAGGTTCGGATTCTAAACTATCTGAATGTTTCTTGGAACTCTTTAAACCAAAGCATCCCCACGGAGCTAggatacttgaagagcttgacATCAGCAGATTTCTCACACAACAACTTCTCTGGTTCTGTACCAACTTCAGGGCAATTTGTTTACTTGAACAACACGTCATTCCTCGGAAACCCTTTTCTCTGCGGGTACTCTTCAAACCCTTGCAACGGTTCTCAAAACCAGTCTCAATCTCAGCTTCTCAACCAGAAAAATGCAAATTCCCATGGCGAAAACTCCGCGAAATTCAAGCTGTTATTAGGGTTAGGTCTACTAGGGTTCTTCTTGGTGTTCATCGTTTTAGCTGTGGTCAAGAATTGGGGAATGAGAAGGAATAGCTCGAACGTTTGGAAGCTCATAGGTTTTCAACAGCTAGGTTTCAGAAGCGAGCACATTGTGGAATGCGTTAAAGAGAACAATGTGATCGGTAAAGGCGGTGCAGGGATTGTCTACAAAGGCTTAATGCCAAACGGTGAAGAAGTTGCGGTCAAGAAACTCTTGTCCATAAGCAAAACATCGTCTCACGACAACGGTTTATCCGCAGAGATTCAGACATTAGGTAGAATTAGACACAGGAACATAGTGAGATTGCTCGCTTTCTGTTCAAACAAAGACGTGAATCTCCTTGTTTACGAGTACATGCCTAATGGTAGTCTTGGAGAAGTCTTGCATGGGAAAGCTGGAGTGTTTTTGAAGTGGGAAACGCGGTTGCAAATAGCTTTGGAAGCGGCTAAGGGATTGTGTTATCTTCATCACGATTGCTCGCCGCTTATAATTCACCGCGATGTGAAATCAAACAACATCTTGTTAGGTCCTGATTTTGAAGCTCATGTCGCTGATTTTGGGCTGGCTAAGTTTATGTTGCAAGATAATGGAGCTTCAGAGTGTATGTCATCGGTCGCAGGCTCCTACGGCTACATCGCTCCAG AATACGCATATACACTGCGAATAGATGAGAAGAGCGATGTGTACAGCTTTGGAGTAGTACTATTGGAGCTAATAACGGGTCGAAAACCAGTAGATAAATTTGGAGAAGAAGGGATAGACATTGTGCAATGGTCAAAGATTCAGACAAACTGTAACAGACAAGGTGTGGTGAAGATCATTGACCAAAGATTGAGCAATGTGCCATTAGGAGAAGCCATGGAATTGTTCTTTGTCGCAATGCTATGTGTTCAAGAACATAGTGTTGAGAGACCGACCATGAGAGAGGTCGTCCAGATGATCTCTCAAGCTAAACAACCCAATACTTTCTAA